The genomic window accccaaatggggtcataaaaagtcaAACACATTTGAAAACAACtcaataagcaaaaaataaatattcatactTGGTCTCCTAGCCTCAGAGACCTATTTTTGACCCTGTTCATTATTTTAGATCACTGAAATTTTCTGCTTGTTTTAACccctaaattaattttaattttcttattgtgGAATTCACTCCATTGAGATGTTTTTGGGACATGAACCTCCAAAGATCCAACTCAAAGAGAATTTATGAAATGCCTATGAGTCAGACTCTGTCTGTGGAGAGacacataaagacaaaaattaaacagtgTCTTCCCTCATTTCCATGAAGCATTTGTTTAAAGGAATTTAAGAGAGAGTCACTGAATTGTGATGGACAAGGGGTTGACCTTAAAGTAGAGAACATATAAAGTCCAGTCTCCAACAACTAGGAGTtaggacaactcacttaacctctcgATGCCCTAGGgaaatttttaagattataagGATTATAAATTCTTGGTGAATTGCTCATCTGCATCAGTAAAGGGAATTTCTATCAGTAATAAAATCTCAAGTCTGTATAAATCATGACTATATCTATGTAGctacacatagatatatagatctataactatgtatttgtgtgtgtatgttgggaGAGGAAGATTATAGAACTGCTAATTATAAATGGATTTATAAGTTTTAACTGATTTATATATGCAAactaattatctcatttgttatCTCCAATTTTTGCATAGTTGTTTCTATGTTGTCTTCCCCCCCACCTTAGATTGTATTTCTGAcagcaggaactattttttaaagatttgttttgcctttcttttcatttctagtaAATAGcatatgcttaataaatcttaacagtctgctttttaaaaaaaataatcatctcaCCTTTTATATCCCAATAGTATATTTAAACACAACCCTTTCCTGGGAGCAATATTTAATCCACTCTTCCTAAATGGAAAAGCTTGTTTTAAAGGTGGAATACCATATTAATAAATGTCAAAGTTCATTAACGTTAATAGGGCTATCtacaaaatgtttatttatattgCTTTGAAATATTTAAGGCATCTTTTCTTCTCAGTTATGGACTCTATTGCACTCTTGAAAACATTTGACTAAGAAACTTGTTTTCCTGATGCTGTTTGATATTTCTAGTCTGGCAAGATTTTGTCAAGACCCCATGAGTCGCTTAAAACATGTTTGTCTAACTATccaaagaggaaaatagaagtgGATGAAAAATGTCCATTGCATAGATCAAGTTACACAGTTATATATACAACCCATAAAACTGGCTCACTACTGCATATACTTTGACAAAACATTAGATATGGGTGATGAACTAGACCTATAATTTAATGGGGGTATATATGTTTACCTTTGGGAAACTGTGCTGCGCTTGAAATGGCTTCAAAGTTTCAAAGTGACCCATAGatgcatttttttacttttttttcccaaggcaatggggttaagtggctttcccaaggccaaacagctaggtaatgattaagtacctgaggccggatttgaaatcaagtcctcctgactccagggctggtgctccatccactatgccacttagctgcccctatagatGCATTTTTAAAACAGCAATATTCTTATAGTGTTTCAGTAAGACTACAAATCATGGAAATAAACAACAAGTAACTAGatgaataaatgacaaaaaataatatatgaatgaatgaacaaatcaaTGGATAAgtaaatagatgaagaaataaataggTGTTCAGGAGCTTATTAGTAATCAGAAAGACTGGAAAAAAGTTATATCTTGAACGCTATCAAGTGGGAAAGATTAATAAGCCAAAAATATTGATCCAAAATATATATGAGGCATTCTGCAAGATGCTGGAAGGAAAAGAGTAGAGAAGCAATCActactcttattttttaaaggtggagaaaatgagaaaatagatataaaggtagatagatatggatatagatatagacaaggatataattatttatatagatagaCATCGACCTATCTAtagatgaaaatgaaagtatagacatagatagagacaaagagatataGAGAATAGGGTATTTGTCTTGTCTACacaatatgcatatacacataaatgtaaacaaataaatgtattcatatatatatattcatacaaacaaatataattatgtgcaggatataaagagaataaatacacataagaataaaattttttggaaataaatttgAAGGATTTCATACAGAAAATACTGTTTTCATTGAATTCTGAAGGAATAAAGATCTTACAAATCTGAGTGGAGGAGGTCATGCAAAGACATGAATACAGGAGACGGAGCAGCACATCTTTTGATTAACAGACAGAGTCAGGTTGACTGAATCCACAAAGTGTGAGATGGGCAGGAATGTACCATGAAACTTGAAAGATGGTTGCAACCACATTTAGGCAGGACTTTAGAAAACCAAACCTAGAGGCAAtcaggagccactgaagttttGAGTAGGAGAGTGCCATCTTCAGATTTCTGCTATTAAGAAAATCAgtaaagactaatagattgccttctgtgggggttgggggagggaagcaagattaggggaaaaaaactgtaaaattcaaaataattaaaatctttcttaaaaaaaagaagaaaatcagaggGAAGCTGAGGCAGCTCAGTGGAGAGGGGGAGCGGGGAAGGCTTCTGATTGGCCCCGGCATCCTATTGCGTCACTCTTAGAGGATGCTCTCCTtgcattggttaaaaaaaaaaaaagttggtgaCTGCGCGGGAAAAAAAGAGCCTGGCAGTTGCCTTGACAACCAGCAGAAACTGCTCTCTCGGACTTCTTCGCTTGAGGACCCATTCGAAGGCTCTGGAAGGGTTCGGGATCCCGCATCCCGCGAAGCGACTTCAGGGGAGACCCTTCGGAAAAGGCGAGGGAGGCGATCACATAAAGTTGCGGACGGCAAGAAATCAAGAGACATGGATCTAGAGAATATGAATTCAGCTTGTGCTCTGCAGGCTCTCTCCAAGCTGCTGAGCTTTCCAGAAGAGGAAGAGAACGAGGATGTGGAGCGAGGGTTATGCCCATCATCCGCTGTTGGAGCCCTGAGCCCTGGGACTATTGGACCAGCAAAGAAAGAAGGATCCAAAGTCAACCCTCCAAACAACACTGGAAATAGAAAGGACATCTGGGATCCTGAGGAAGTACCAGAAGGATCGGAGTTTGATGACATGTGGGACCCCCGGGAGCAGCCAGAATATGACATTATATTCAAACAGCAAATGGGACCTGAGGATGTTTTCCTGGGAATGACCAGAAAAGACCCTTCCACAGCCTGTTGTGAGGATCTCTTGGTTAAAATTAAATTGCCAGGTATCAAGTCTTCTGACATCGCTTTGGATATCCATGAGAAAGTTCTTGATCTTCGAACCCCCAAGCATAAGCTGCTTCTGCACCTTCCCCATCCCGTGGACAGCAAGACTGGAAAAGCAAGTTTTATCACCGAAACGGAGATCCTTGAAGTCATCTTGAACATGAAAAGAGagtttgatttcattaattttttctgaaatttaataaTAGGGGTAAGATAAGATATTGTCTGGTAAGACTAGAAACATCATCAGAGTCTAAGGGAAACTTCTGGATGCTGAATGGTTCATCCATTTATAGGGTTATTACTAAAGAATTGATTAAATGTCTGCACACTCAATTTGGTaggtagaaaaatggaaatatttagacCTTAGAATAGTTAGTCCTTTTGTGTCAAACCTTCTTAAAGAGTCAAACTAATGAAAGATGCAGTGATATAATCTATTGCTCACAATCGGCCATTGGAATGGCAAAACCAAGCCAAAAAACctattttcctctcttatttgattaattttgGTTAAATTATGTAGATTTGACTTAAGATGAAGTAGTTGAAATATCCTTATAGTTAGAATGCAGCTTGTTCCCAAAGTCATAGTGTAGATTCAACTTAAATATTTATAAGTTCAGTAGATCTTTGGGAGCACTCCATAGGTATTAGTGTTTTCATCATACATGTTtgagtggaaaaggaaatgaggggATGCGGTATTCTTTGGGCAGTTCAGGCCTGTTTGAAGTCTTTGTTATTAGTtacatttaaacatatttttagaaCTTTTTACCCTATGTAGTCTTATATTTATTATCAATGCCCCTTTTTGGGGGGTACTCAGAGTTTTATTGTTACAACTTAAAACCTTAGATTGTGAAAGGCATTTACAGAAATAGatgatattttttcctaattggcTAGGTCTACCTCATTTCCAATCTTTCTTCTTAATTGGTAATAAGTGATAATCTTTTGTTCCTGCTCTTGTTAACTGTTCCAGTATAGTCTACCCATAATTAAAAATGTACCACCCTCAACCAGTTCCTCCATTTACAAGTtggcaataaaataaattttgtcttaaaaaaaaaagaagaatatcacTATGTCATCAGAATGGAGAATCGATTGGAGTGATAAGAAGCAAAGGATGGACAGTCTGAATTCCCCATTGCCCTTAGTACAAAGGATTGACTTGTTCTGGGTCTgcattatctctatttttcaaaaaaaaatctgataatctaCTGTGGAGGATAGGCTATTTTTACTATTCTACTTATGGGGGATGGCTATTTTTAGATTATAACTATAGATACAtatctgtatataaatatatgtgacaGTAAAAGTAGCATTTTCCAGAGGTATACAATAAATCTCACATTGTGAGGTTCGATGTGTAAAGTTTATTATGGAATGCAAGGCACAATCAAAACAAGAATGTCATCATGATGAAGGTGACATTTCACTTGAACTCTAAATGATAGGAATTAATGGATGAAGAAGTGatacaattaataaacatttgatttAGAGACACAAGTCCTAGTTTTGATTCCCTGTTTTCCTAAGTCTTATTCATTGTTGTTTgtactttgttctcaaagataatcatgacatcagagagctgataccatgatatgcaagtgaattggatataaATGAGAGGGAGCTGTACAAATTCACCAACCAcccttcatcagtaaaatgtatGCACTATGGTAATAGATAGATCTAAAACCTAGACTCACAAAGGAGAATCAGAGAGAATAGAATGTGTAAGGAcatgaaaaaagagaatgatcaggaaaagtgaaatggattttCCTATTGTGGAGGATCTTGATCGCCAaccaaataaatttaaattttgctCAGTAGATAGTAAGGAACCattggagattttaaaaaagaggcaTTAACTAAGTTCTGAAATAAATCTCAGCTAGAGTTTTAGGTCTGGCTACCTATCCTAAAGCATCATAGCAATCTATAGGAAAATTTATGCAGAGAAACAGATCAACTTGGCCTTTGATTTATGTAGTCCTTAGAATCTGTGCTATTATAAAATCTCATGTTAATTACAGAACCTCACGATGCATAAAAAATAACTATTGTCAATTCTCATGACTTGTATTCTCTCCAAGATATTAATGAGATATTAATTGGGTTCATTAGCATATTAAATGCCACTCTACTCCCCAGGGTTTGCTTTGCTCTATTTTAATGCATTCTGATTTGATTATTCTAGAATCAGTGTGTGGATCTTCCTATTTGGTGTCAACATTTTGGTTTTGTGGATTGATTCTCATGAAGGGAGAATTACTTTTTATCCATTGAGGGTCTACTTCTTGCTTCTCTTCTGATAGCTCTGCCACCTGGATTTCAGTATAGTATTGCATAGTCTCATATGACATCCTTAGGAATAAGATGGAGAGACTTAGACTCAACAATACTAAGTCTAGGAGCATTCAACTTCAGTCCAGTGACCAATTATCAAATTATCCTTGGAGGAAGGTTTCTTCCAAAGCATCTCAGGAATTTCTCTGTGTCTTACTTCTATCCTATACTTAAGACTTAAATGCCAATCATGAAATTTAGTGAATATAGATATGGATGGATAGACATATATCTTACATATATTGTAACTATTATATtgatacatatgtatacacatacacatatgtacatgcatatttgtttatattttcactaaatatatagacataattttatttataaatacaaatacagtCATATAGTcatatttcacaatttttatttaccctttatatattatatacttacaGATATATATgcaaatctatcatatctatttaATCTATCTATCGATCTTGGtatttctgtgtctctgtgtctgtgtgtctgtctatgTCATGAATTCAAACTTTGAAgtcagttttaaaatttaataactgtATGAGGCAGCAAGCTAATATAGtttgtatgtatatttgaatatgtgtgtgtgaatatatgaaGATATTCATGCTACTTTCCAACCAACccagatatttatattttactattaCTGCCCTAAATAATGATTCTccaacaattttgaaaaaaaaatattattttttgaacaTTACATTTCAGGTTGGATCAGCAAGTTgtaattcaatttcttcatcgtGAAATAATCCTGGGTCTGCAAAGACCTCCTGGTGCTGTGGCTACAGATGGTTGGAAAAGAAATACGAGCTTGTCTGGCCAATTATTGTCCCAAGATAAAGGACATCTGCAGAGCTCTTTAGTCTCAAGTGTCTCATGATGGGAGGGTTGGGCTAGTTTGCCCTGACGTCTACAGATGTCTACATATGATTCATGaggatttttttctctgcttctatACTCCCTCATTTTTTCAAGGATATGGcataagaatatataaaatatctatccataaatgtgcatatgcatactacatacaaaatacatacatatttgcacAAATACATACAATAAAGACATGGAATGTCCCAAATGTCTCAAGGCCATTTTAAGCTACTTCATTTTATAAACTTAAAACTTCCCTAAGACTTTTGGAGCATCCTGAATACGCATATTTGACATCTCAGTATGATTCACAACTATATGTTTAAAGGTTGTTGTCTAATGACACCACTGGCATTCTTCACAAAGACAAATCCTGAGCTTCCAGAGAATAAAGGCAGGGGATTTGTGGGGGAGCAAATGAAGAGAAAGCAAAACATATCCAGATGattatattagaaaaagaaagacatacTTCAAAAGGAAAACATTATGTTAGAAAAAATCATGCTTAGTTATTGTATATAACCACAGAGACAACTTAGTGTAGTAGAAAATGTGGGGtcagaaaaatgtgtattcaaACATttacctctctctttctctatctctttcttactcctttctcttctctctctctctctctctctctctctctctctctctctctctctctctctctctctctctctctccccctctctctctctctctctcttttttcctctctctcacatTACCTTCTTTCTATTCTATCTTTGTACCCTGTGTAGGGCATACCAAGCTTCTATTTGTCTGATCAACTACGGACAGACACACTGTAATTCATCTTTAACACAGTAttattgttttggtcttctttgataaaaaaaaaggacaagaatcaagcaatctttctctcagtctttctctcttcctttctcttgccctctgatttttctttctttctttctttgtttcagtCTGTCCATCCTTCTAGgtatattctttctctctttggtatttgttcagtgaaagataaaaacaaaacaaaacaaatgctttatcagttatgtgactctgggcaagtcacttaattttaaaGTAGATTTTGAAACTTCCTAAGTGAGACTTAGCCATAAACTCATAGATGAGTTTTGTGATGTGCAATGGTACATCATTCTGTTTCCATGCCATGCTGCGGAAATCTCagatctttttctccttctcataTCATAGTTTGTCTATTATAGTTTTAAAACAGTCTGCTCTTCTTCAAATTCAGACAGAAAATATGTCCTGGAAAACTGATCCTGTCCCCCAGAGCAGTAGGATTAatcatatataaacaaataatcaCATATatggaaaaacatgagaaatgaAGAACAATGAAGGACAATCCCAGGAGTGCAATTAATAAAGTTAAATCTGGATCCCTTTCCCTATCCCAGCATTCTTTCCTTATGTAATAAACCAAGAACCCAATGCCATTGTGCCAACTACATCTTTTCAAGATGAGAGAATTCTATGAATCTGTATCATCTTAATAGTTTTATCCCTGAATTTTCCAGTTCTTAACTCCTTTTGCAACctctattttcccttccttttgtcctttcttctctcaCCTCTTCTTTGTCTGGTTATAGACAAGTCAGCAACTCTAAATAGCAAATTTCTCCTAGGATTGTTGGAATGATCAGTTGAgttaatgaatgaattaatgaatttgcaaactttaagtaCTAGATATCAGCTTTgttatcttctcttcttttcttcttattgtcCTCTTTCCTGCAAATCCTTATGTCCTAGTGAAACTATCCCCACCCTAACTCCCAACAGAAGATGGTTTTATAGCAAAAGAATGTCACATAGATGGCTAGGTAAAGGGTCTGTATTAAggttttgatttttgttattgttttatttcttttaacttcttgtattctgtttttttaaaatagatttttttctttgtcttttttttgctttaatttttcactgaaaaaacatcaaagagagagagacatttaAATAGCTGGATGGATAGaatgaaacaaagacaaaaccgaaaggaagagaaaggaagagagaaagatggagagaaagatgGTTGGTTAGTTCTCATCCTttgttatggaagaagaccaaaacatcaCTATGTTACAGATGAATTACACCATGTCtaactgtggctaatcagacaaATATAGTTTTGAATGCCCTacagaggggagaaagagagaagagaaagaagagggtaagaaagaggaaaataagagaaagagggaagataggagtaagaaagaaacagagaaagagatagacagagagagacagagatcaacaaagagaggttaagaaaGAAGGcagaggaggcagctaggtgttacagtggatagagcaccggccctggagtcaggaggtcctgagttcacctccggcctcagatacttaataattgcctagcttgtgtgaccttgggcaagtcacttaaccccactaccttaagtaaattttaaaaaaattaaagaaagaaagaagggagaggcagAGATGCAGGATATAAGAATTTTTTACCTCACGTTCTTAATGCTACAACTATCCAACTATTTGTTCCCCAATAGGTCATATcctgatgaatatatatttttttgtttgtttcttttagtttttgcaaggcaaatggggttaagtggtttgcccaaggccacacagctaggtaattattaagtgtctgagaccggatttgaacccaggtactcctgactccaaggccggtgctttatccactacaccacctaggtgACCCGCTGATGAATATATTTTGAAGGCAAGTCTTCACCATTTCCCCTGCTACTTTCCCTGATCAACTACTATTTCATCGTTTCCTCAGCTAAGAAAAGAACATAAAGATTCTTTTTATGCTGTCTCTTTCAGCTAAAATGTGAGTTTCTTTTGGAAAAGaactttctgtttttattttgaatctcAAACTttaatagaagttttttttttaattccatgccaaaatatataaaacaaagttcCAGGTCTTTGCTGCCAATTAGAGAAGATTCTAGGATCATAGGTTTGAGAATTAGGACCCCTCAACCCTCAGTTCCTCATAACTCATTGACCTCTGTATTTCGTTTCTCATTTTAATTTGGCTTATGTTCATTCATACTATTGAATTATGAACATCTTAGGAAAAAAGTTAgcatctcattttttcatttgtgcaTCCTTGCAGAATG from Macrotis lagotis isolate mMagLag1 chromosome 2, bilby.v1.9.chrom.fasta, whole genome shotgun sequence includes these protein-coding regions:
- the LOC141511768 gene encoding dynein axonemal assembly factor 6-like — translated: MDLENMNSACALQALSKLLSFPEEEENEDVERGLCPSSAVGALSPGTIGPAKKEGSKVNPPNNTGNRKDIWDPEEVPEGSEFDDMWDPREQPEYDIIFKQQMGPEDVFLGMTRKDPSTACCEDLLVKIKLPGIKSSDIALDIHEKVLDLRTPKHKLLLHLPHPVDSKTGKASFITETEILEVILNMKREFDFINFF